The Mauremys reevesii isolate NIE-2019 linkage group 13, ASM1616193v1, whole genome shotgun sequence genome contains a region encoding:
- the LOC120379984 gene encoding olfactory receptor 10A4-like, with the protein MIYSVSDPGENQTIADIFILVGFSYLNKLQIVLFLVLLVTYLVALMGNLLVILLIKLNPSLHTPMYFFLVNLSFLEICYTSSVVPQLLIHLLAEQKTITIAGCAAQMYVITIMGLTECCLLVVMAYDRYVAICHPLHYRTIMSGRACAQLASASWIISISVEVAQTTWIFSLPFCGSNRIHHFFCDIPPVLKMACTDTSKNKIMVLTVSVLFIMGPFLLITVSYICIISTILKLSSAEGRRKAFSTCSSHLMVVTLFYGTALFTYLRPKSISTPESDQMISLVITVVAPVLNPIIYTLRNKEVKGAFRKTVQKSIFLHNCRKQRMKNRVS; encoded by the coding sequence ATGATCTATTCTGTGAGTGACCCTGGAGAGAACCAGACCATCGCTGATATATTCATCTTGGTGGGGTTTTCATACCTTAACAAGCTGCAAATCGTTCTGTTTCTGGTGCTTCTGGTCACCTACCTGGTTGCCTTGATGGGGAACCTCCTTGTTATCCTCCTTATAAAGCTAAACCCCTcactccacacccccatgtatttcttcctggtGAACTTGTCATTCTTGGAAATCTGCTACACCAGCAGTGTGGTCCCTCAGCTGCTGATTCATCTCCTGGCGGAGCAAAAGACCATCACCATTGCGGGCTGTGCTGCCCAGATGTACGTCATCACCATCATGGGCCTGACAGAGTGCTGCCTCCTAGTAGTCATGGCGTACGACCGCTATGTGGCCATATGTCACCCCCTGCACTACAGAACTATCATGAGTGGCCGGGCATGTGCACAGCTCGCAAGTGCTTCATGGATCATCAGCATCTCAGTGGAAGTAGCTCAGACCACGTGGATCTTCAGCCTGCCCTTCTGTGGCTCCAACCGCATCCACCACTTTTTCTGTGACATCCCACCAGTGTTGAAGATGGCATGTACAGACACATCTAAAAACAAGATTATGGTCTTGACTGTGTCAGTTTTGTTCATCATGGGCCCTTTTTTGTTGATAACCGTGTCCTACATCTGCATTATCTCCACCATCCTCAAGCTTTCATCAGCAGAGGGAAGgcgtaaagccttctccacctgctcctcccacctcatgGTGGTGACTTTGTTCTATGGAACGGCCCTTTTCACCTACCTGAGGCCCAAGTCTATCTCCACCCCAGAGAGTGATCAAATGATTTCCCTCGTGATCACAGTTGTGGCACCTGTGCTGAACCCCATAATATACACGCTGAGGAACAAAGAGGTGAAGGGAGCCTTTAGAAAAACAGTTCAGAAGAGCATTTTTTTGCACAATTGCAGAAAACAGAGAATGAAAAATAGAGTTAGTTAA